From a single bacterium genomic region:
- a CDS encoding substrate-binding domain-containing protein, whose translation MRKFLRFRVLIGAILIIGLVVVPLVYLKNRKLVQKLVGTNIVVYVMEKRECVEPLFRAFEKNTKAHILATYFTSQKELIDRLQSEKSAPKADLVLANDASLLEELQKKGLLQPYYSRQSRDIRVIFRDKK comes from the coding sequence ATGCGTAAGTTTCTTCGATTTCGGGTTCTCATAGGGGCGATTTTAATAATTGGACTGGTGGTGGTTCCATTGGTCTATTTGAAAAATCGCAAGTTAGTCCAGAAGCTTGTGGGGACGAATATTGTTGTTTACGTGATGGAGAAAAGGGAATGCGTTGAACCTTTATTTCGGGCGTTTGAGAAGAATACTAAAGCGCATATCCTGGCGACTTATTTCACCTCACAAAAAGAACTCATCGATAGGCTGCAAAGCGAGAAGTCTGCCCCGAAAGCTGATTTAGTGCTGGCAAATGATGCGAGCCTGTTGGAAGAATTGCAGAAGAAAGGCTTACTGCAGCCCTATTACTCGCGCCAAAGCCGTGATATTAGGGTGATATTTCGGGATAAAAAG
- the serC gene encoding 3-phosphoserine/phosphohydroxythreonine transaminase — MSSVERIFNFSAGPAVLPLPVLVEAQRDLLALPGAGMSILEISHRSPRFDEIILTAEADIAKLLGLSSDYQVLFLQGGASQQFSMVPMNFMHGKSADYVNSGSWAKKAMKEAKKEGEVAVIWSGDDEKFSRMPDPGELEYNQNAAYVHITANETIEGIEWHMDPDTGNIPLVCDASSDFMSRPIEANKYSLIYAGAQKNAGPAGVTIVIIRKDMLEEQVATTLPTMLDYKIMAENKSLYNTPTTFGIYIIGLVAKWLINDIGGLPAMHKLNKEKGGLIYDAIDTSGGYYRGHSQPQSRSLMNITFRLPSEDLEKQFVKEAKELKMDGLKGHRSVGGIRASVYNAFPIEGCKALVDFMKEFKRKNG; from the coding sequence ATGTCATCTGTAGAACGGATATTCAATTTTTCAGCCGGTCCTGCTGTGCTCCCTCTGCCAGTGCTAGTGGAAGCTCAGCGCGACCTTTTAGCCCTACCAGGCGCAGGCATGTCCATCTTAGAAATCAGTCATCGCTCCCCTAGATTCGACGAGATCATTCTGACCGCCGAAGCTGATATCGCCAAACTGCTTGGCCTATCGAGCGATTATCAAGTGCTGTTCCTGCAAGGAGGCGCCTCACAACAATTCTCAATGGTGCCAATGAACTTCATGCATGGCAAGAGCGCCGACTATGTGAATTCAGGTTCATGGGCCAAAAAGGCCATGAAGGAAGCCAAGAAAGAAGGCGAAGTTGCGGTCATCTGGAGTGGAGATGATGAAAAGTTCAGCCGAATGCCCGATCCAGGTGAGCTAGAGTACAACCAGAATGCCGCCTACGTTCACATCACCGCCAACGAGACTATCGAAGGCATCGAGTGGCATATGGACCCCGATACCGGCAATATTCCGCTGGTCTGCGACGCTTCATCAGACTTTATGAGCCGCCCTATCGAAGCGAATAAATACTCTCTTATCTACGCCGGCGCGCAGAAGAATGCGGGTCCTGCGGGCGTGACCATAGTGATTATTCGCAAGGATATGCTCGAAGAACAAGTCGCCACAACCCTTCCGACCATGCTTGACTACAAGATCATGGCCGAGAACAAGTCGCTCTACAATACCCCGACCACCTTCGGCATCTATATTATTGGCTTGGTCGCCAAGTGGCTCATCAACGACATCGGCGGCCTGCCTGCGATGCATAAGTTGAACAAAGAAAAGGGCGGGCTAATTTATGATGCCATCGACACCAGTGGAGGCTATTATCGCGGCCACTCCCAACCACAAAGCCGTTCACTTATGAACATTACCTTCCGACTGCCAAGCGAAGACCTCGAAAAGCAGTTCGTTAAAGAAGCCAAAGAGCTTAAAATGGACGGCCTAAAAGGTCACCGTTCAGTCGGCGGCATCCGAGCCTCCGTCTACAACGCCTTCCCCATAGAAGGCTGCAAAGCGCTGGTCGATTTCATGAAAGAGTTCAAGCGCAAGAACGGCTAA